Proteins encoded by one window of Lutibacter sp. A64:
- a CDS encoding DUF3810 domain-containing protein: MNSKKRYKILTLLLVMQWAFIQIIAQFPTIVETYYSNGLYIYISRFLRIILGWIPFSIGDLMYTALVVFILRALYKTIKSKKINFKATFFKITGILSIVFFVFHFNWALNYFRLPLNTSLDFEVSDYSNEELVKFTKKLISKTNEVHTFITKNDTLVVENLFTKNQIKAKVGEAYNQLEKIHPQFNYKNAKVKHSLFSVPLTYMGFGGYINPITNEAQVNSLIPKNNYAATVCHEAAHQIGIASESEANFVGYLATTHSKDIYFNYAGYLMALRYCISEVYRKDPTSFETLKPLINKGILKDIKQSQAFWESYQNRSEKYFKIFYDNFLKANKQKDGIEGYSKMVVLLINYHKNADFTS, encoded by the coding sequence ATGAATTCAAAAAAACGATATAAAATTCTTACATTATTATTAGTAATGCAATGGGCTTTTATTCAAATAATTGCTCAATTTCCTACTATTGTTGAAACCTACTATTCTAATGGTTTATATATTTATATTTCAAGATTTTTAAGAATTATTTTAGGTTGGATTCCTTTTTCAATAGGAGATTTAATGTATACAGCACTGGTTGTTTTTATTTTAAGAGCACTTTATAAAACTATAAAAAGTAAAAAAATTAATTTTAAAGCTACTTTTTTTAAAATTACTGGAATTCTTTCTATTGTTTTTTTTGTATTTCATTTTAATTGGGCTTTAAATTATTTTAGACTTCCACTAAATACTTCTTTAGATTTTGAAGTTAGTGATTATTCCAATGAAGAGCTTGTTAAGTTTACCAAAAAATTGATTTCCAAAACAAATGAAGTTCATACGTTTATAACAAAAAATGACACCTTAGTTGTTGAAAATCTATTTACAAAAAATCAGATTAAAGCAAAAGTTGGTGAAGCTTACAATCAATTAGAAAAAATTCATCCTCAATTTAATTATAAAAATGCTAAAGTAAAACATTCACTTTTTAGTGTGCCATTAACCTATATGGGTTTTGGTGGTTATATAAATCCTATTACAAATGAGGCGCAAGTAAATTCGTTAATCCCTAAAAATAATTATGCCGCTACAGTTTGTCACGAAGCTGCACACCAAATTGGAATTGCCTCTGAAAGCGAAGCCAATTTTGTGGGTTATTTAGCAACAACACATTCTAAAGATATTTATTTTAATTATGCAGGATATTTAATGGCCTTGCGCTATTGTATTTCTGAAGTTTACAGAAAAGACCCAACAAGTTTTGAAACTTTAAAACCACTTATAAATAAAGGAATTTTAAAAGATATAAAACAAAGTCAAGCCTTTTGGGAATCGTATCAAAATAGATCTGAAAAATATTTTAAAATATTTTACGATAATTTTTTAAAAGCGAATAAACAAAAAGATGGCATTGAAGGTTATAGTAAAATGGTTGTATTATTAATTAATTATCATAAAAACGCTGATTTTACCTCTTAA
- the bshA gene encoding N-acetyl-alpha-D-glucosaminyl L-malate synthase BshA, with protein sequence MKVGIVCYPTFGGSGVVASELGMSLAKEGNEVHFITYKLPVRLDFISNNIHFHEVFVEEYPLFQFQPYELALSSKIVEVVEMYNLEILHVHYAIPHAYAAYMAKQMLKEKGIVVKVVTTLHGTDITLVGSHPNYKTAVEFSINHSDVVTTVSDSLKSDTLRLFNIKKEIQVIYNFIDFDKYPEITDEECQRSSIAQNNEKIVTHISNLRPVKRAWDVIDIFYKIQKKIPSKLLLVGEGPDRERIECMAKDLGILDKILFLGNSNEVNKLLCYSDLFILPSETESFGLAALEAMAAKTPVISTNSGGLPEVNIEGVTGFLSNIGDTDNMAKNGIYILESDERLLKFKQNAFAQAQQFSLQNILPGYIETYKEVLGK encoded by the coding sequence ATGAAAGTAGGAATTGTTTGTTATCCAACATTTGGAGGTAGTGGAGTAGTAGCATCTGAATTAGGTATGTCTTTAGCAAAAGAAGGAAATGAAGTGCATTTTATTACCTATAAACTTCCTGTTAGGTTAGATTTTATTTCAAATAACATTCATTTTCACGAAGTTTTTGTTGAAGAATATCCGTTATTTCAATTTCAACCATACGAATTAGCACTTTCAAGTAAAATTGTAGAAGTTGTTGAAATGTACAATTTAGAAATTTTACATGTACATTATGCAATTCCTCATGCATATGCGGCTTATATGGCAAAACAAATGCTAAAAGAAAAAGGAATTGTTGTAAAAGTTGTAACTACTTTACACGGAACAGATATAACTTTAGTTGGAAGTCATCCAAATTATAAAACAGCTGTAGAGTTTAGCATCAACCATTCTGATGTTGTTACAACTGTTTCAGATAGCTTAAAAAGTGATACATTAAGGTTGTTTAATATTAAAAAAGAGATTCAAGTAATATACAATTTTATTGATTTTGATAAATACCCAGAAATTACTGATGAAGAATGCCAAAGAAGTAGTATTGCTCAGAATAATGAAAAAATAGTAACCCATATTAGTAATTTACGCCCAGTTAAAAGAGCGTGGGATGTTATTGATATTTTTTACAAAATTCAGAAAAAAATACCATCAAAATTATTATTAGTTGGAGAAGGCCCAGACCGAGAACGTATAGAATGTATGGCAAAAGATTTAGGGATTCTAGATAAAATACTTTTTTTAGGAAATAGTAACGAAGTGAATAAGTTATTGTGTTATTCAGATTTATTTATATTACCATCTGAAACTGAAAGCTTTGGGTTAGCAGCTTTAGAAGCTATGGCAGCTAAAACACCTGTTATTTCTACTAATTCTGGTGGTTTGCCAGAGGTTAATATTGAAGGTGTTACAGGATTTTTAAGCAATATAGGTGATACCGATAATATGGCTAAAAATGGAATATATATTTTAGAATCTGATGAAAGACTGTTAAAATTTAAGCAAAATGCATTTGCACAAGCTCAACAATTTAGTCTACAAAATATATTACCAGGTTATATAGAAACGTATAAAGAAGTTTTAGGTAAATAA
- a CDS encoding TrmH family RNA methyltransferase, protein MRKQISSVQNTYVKELFQIKEKSRIRKKTKTFLIEGLRETSLALKGGYQIQTLLVDLSIIDESTLTALLESTDLNIEVIEITHQVHQKLATRTTTEGILAVAKTKDLVLDTLIFQSENPLILVAEAPEKPGNIGALLRTADAAGIDAVLIANPKTDMYSQNIIRSSVGCLFTTKIATGTTSEIIAFLKTHKINIFGASLTASVEYQTVDYTNPTAIVVGTEATGLTDEWLQNTTSNIIIPMRGAIDSMNVSVSAAIILFEAVRQRQL, encoded by the coding sequence ATGCGAAAACAAATTTCAAGTGTACAAAATACGTATGTAAAAGAACTTTTTCAGATTAAAGAAAAATCTCGCATTCGAAAAAAAACAAAAACTTTTTTAATTGAAGGATTACGAGAAACTTCTTTAGCATTAAAAGGTGGTTACCAAATACAAACATTATTGGTAGATTTATCAATTATTGATGAATCAACTCTAACTGCATTGCTTGAAAGCACCGATTTAAACATAGAAGTTATTGAAATAACACATCAAGTACATCAAAAACTTGCTACTAGAACTACAACAGAAGGCATTTTAGCTGTTGCAAAAACCAAAGATTTAGTATTAGATACTCTTATATTTCAATCGGAAAATCCTTTAATTTTAGTTGCAGAAGCTCCGGAAAAACCTGGTAATATTGGAGCATTATTAAGAACAGCAGATGCAGCAGGAATTGATGCTGTTTTAATTGCAAATCCGAAAACAGATATGTACAGCCAAAACATTATTAGATCGAGTGTTGGTTGTTTATTTACAACTAAAATTGCAACGGGAACAACTTCAGAAATTATTGCTTTTTTAAAAACACATAAAATTAATATTTTTGGTGCATCCCTTACTGCATCTGTAGAATACCAAACAGTAGACTACACAAATCCAACGGCAATAGTTGTTGGTACAGAAGCTACTGGTTTAACAGATGAATGGTTGCAAAACACCACTTCAAATATTATAATTCCAATGCGAGGTGCTATAGATTCTATGAATGTTTCGGTAAGTGCGGCAATTATTTTATTTGAAGCTGTTAGACAACGTCAATTATAA
- the dnaB gene encoding replicative DNA helicase, producing MKNLQPTPAKKFKKSSVISLEKGKLPPQAVDLEEAVLGAMMIDKKGVDDVIDILHPEVFYKETHQYIYEAIYALFQNSEPTDLLTVSNQLRKSGKLELVGGDFYLVGLTQKVSSSAHIEFHARIILQKYIQRKLISISAEIIEEAYDETVDVFDLLDDAETKLFEVTQGNLKKGSEDAQGLVTQAIKKIQEISNKSGMSGVATGFTRLDELTSGWQPSDLVILAARPGMGKTAFVMSMAKNMAIDFGTPAAIFSLEMSSVQLITRMISSETGISSGKLRKGNLEPHEWEQLNVKVKNLSKAPIFIDDTPSLSIFDLRAKARRLASQHGIKIIIIDYLQLMTAGSSSNGNREQEISTISRNLKALAKELSIPVIALSQLSRAVETRGGSKRPLLSDLRESGAIEQDADIVSFIFRPEYYGLTEWDDEERTPCEGQAEFIVAKHRNGGLENIRLKFTGHLAQFSNLDEDFGNEFHSKMNNEISAEDAFGAPDNLNDDDVPF from the coding sequence TTGAAAAATTTACAACCAACACCAGCTAAAAAATTCAAAAAGAGTTCTGTTATAAGTCTAGAGAAAGGTAAACTTCCTCCGCAAGCAGTTGATTTAGAGGAAGCTGTGCTTGGTGCTATGATGATTGATAAAAAAGGAGTAGATGATGTTATTGATATTTTACATCCAGAAGTTTTTTATAAAGAAACTCATCAGTACATTTATGAAGCTATTTATGCTTTGTTTCAAAATTCTGAACCTACAGATTTATTAACGGTTTCTAATCAGTTACGTAAATCTGGAAAGTTAGAGCTTGTTGGTGGCGATTTTTATTTGGTTGGTTTAACGCAAAAAGTATCTTCATCTGCACATATAGAATTTCACGCACGTATTATTCTTCAAAAATATATTCAACGTAAATTAATTTCAATTTCTGCTGAAATTATTGAAGAAGCTTATGACGAAACTGTAGATGTTTTTGATTTATTAGATGATGCTGAAACCAAGCTTTTTGAGGTAACTCAAGGGAATCTTAAAAAAGGATCTGAAGATGCTCAAGGATTAGTTACGCAAGCAATTAAAAAAATTCAAGAAATATCTAATAAAAGTGGAATGAGTGGTGTAGCTACTGGTTTTACACGATTAGATGAATTAACATCTGGTTGGCAACCTTCAGATTTAGTTATTTTAGCTGCACGTCCTGGTATGGGTAAAACAGCTTTTGTAATGTCTATGGCAAAAAATATGGCCATTGATTTTGGAACTCCAGCTGCTATATTCTCATTAGAGATGTCTTCTGTTCAGTTAATTACCCGTATGATTTCTAGTGAAACTGGAATTTCTTCAGGAAAATTAAGAAAAGGTAATTTAGAACCTCACGAATGGGAGCAATTAAACGTAAAGGTTAAAAATTTATCTAAAGCACCAATTTTTATTGATGATACTCCTTCATTATCAATTTTTGATTTACGAGCAAAAGCACGTCGTTTAGCATCGCAACACGGAATTAAAATTATAATTATTGATTATTTACAGTTAATGACTGCTGGAAGTTCTTCAAACGGAAATAGAGAGCAAGAAATATCAACAATTTCTCGAAATTTAAAAGCATTAGCTAAAGAATTATCAATACCAGTAATTGCACTTTCACAGTTGTCGCGTGCCGTTGAAACTCGTGGAGGAAGTAAAAGACCTTTGCTATCAGATTTACGTGAATCTGGTGCAATTGAACAAGATGCGGATATTGTTTCGTTTATATTTAGACCTGAATATTATGGTTTAACTGAATGGGACGACGAAGAAAGAACACCATGTGAAGGTCAAGCTGAATTTATTGTTGCAAAACATAGAAATGGTGGTTTAGAAAATATACGTTTAAAATTTACAGGACATTTAGCACAATTTAGCAATTTAGATGAAGATTTTGGAAACGAATTCCATTCTAAAATGAATAATGAAATATCAGCAGAAGATGCTTTTGGAGCTCCTGATAATTTAAATGACGATGACGTACCATTTTAA
- a CDS encoding M48 family metallopeptidase yields the protein MTPQILFYILIGIIIIKFLFDTYLDAQNAKHFNDAVPEELNDIYDQKEYEKSQAYKKVNYKFSNIASAFSLLLTLLFFAFEGFAYVDGIARSITDNTILITLIFFGIILFGSDILTLPFSYYKIFVIEENFGFNKSTLKTFILDKIKGWLMLLVLGGGILALLTWFYQLTTTNFWLYAWGLIAVFTIFMNLFYSKLIVPIFNKQTSLEDGELKTAIDDFGKKVGFNLENIFVIDGSKRSTKANAYFSGFGSQKRVTLYDTLINDLETDEIVAVLAHEIGHYTKKHIIYNLILSLILTGFTFYILSLFIGNQLLSQALGVEFTSFHIGLISFGILYSPISEITGFIMNIISRKFEYEADDYAKANFNAEALISSLKKLSKNSLSNLTPSNLYVKFHYSHPTLLERILNLKK from the coding sequence ATGACACCACAAATCCTTTTTTACATATTAATAGGTATAATTATCATCAAATTTTTATTTGATACTTATTTAGATGCTCAAAATGCTAAACATTTTAATGATGCTGTTCCTGAAGAATTAAATGATATCTATGATCAAAAAGAGTACGAAAAATCACAAGCTTATAAAAAAGTTAATTATAAATTTTCTAATATAGCTAGTGCATTTTCTTTGCTATTAACATTGCTTTTTTTTGCTTTTGAAGGTTTTGCTTATGTAGATGGAATAGCAAGAAGTATTACAGATAATACCATTTTAATTACACTTATTTTCTTTGGAATTATATTATTTGGTAGCGATATTTTAACCTTACCTTTTTCATATTACAAAATATTTGTTATTGAAGAAAATTTTGGTTTTAATAAATCAACTTTAAAAACATTTATTTTAGATAAAATAAAAGGTTGGCTAATGTTATTGGTACTTGGCGGTGGAATTTTAGCTTTATTAACCTGGTTTTACCAACTAACAACTACAAACTTTTGGTTATATGCTTGGGGGTTAATTGCTGTTTTTACAATTTTTATGAATCTTTTTTATTCAAAATTAATTGTACCTATCTTTAATAAACAGACAAGTTTAGAAGATGGTGAATTAAAAACGGCAATTGATGATTTTGGTAAAAAAGTAGGATTTAATTTAGAAAATATTTTTGTTATAGATGGTTCTAAACGTTCTACAAAGGCAAATGCTTATTTTTCTGGATTTGGTTCTCAAAAAAGAGTTACTTTATACGATACATTAATCAACGACTTAGAAACTGATGAGATTGTAGCTGTTTTAGCACATGAAATTGGTCATTATACAAAAAAACACATTATTTATAATTTAATATTATCGCTAATTTTAACGGGATTTACATTTTATATCTTATCACTTTTTATTGGTAATCAATTACTTTCACAAGCATTAGGAGTTGAATTTACCAGTTTTCATATTGGATTGATATCTTTTGGAATATTGTACAGCCCTATTTCAGAAATTACAGGATTTATAATGAATATTATCTCTAGAAAATTTGAATATGAAGCAGATGATTATGCTAAAGCTAATTTTAATGCAGAAGCTTTAATTTCTTCATTAAAAAAATTATCTAAAAATAGTTTAAGCAATTTAACACCTAGTAATTTGTACGTTAAGTTTCACTACTCACACCCTACTTTATTAGAACGCATATTAAATTTAAAAAAATAA
- a CDS encoding asparagine synthetase B, whose protein sequence is MLFITTFSYASFILIPMDDVTQTNHLKAYGITFWSLEQGNTAQWLLNYEGGSFLLEDNEATRNECKIRGVTFQVISDAQAASILEEISSPSKNMEAVVLEKAPKIAVYSPKDKMPWDDAVTMVLTYAEIPFDVVYDEEVLDEKLLLYEWLHLHHEDFTGQYGKFYGAYKTAPWYIEQKKAAENLAIKLGYAKVSEQKLAVALKIRDFVIGGGFMFAMCSATDSFDIALSAEGVDICETMFDGDPSEIDYQNKIDYSRTLAFKDFTLVRNPIEYEFSSIDMTSKRQNIKRTADYFSLKEYSAKWDPIPTMLCQNHTQLVKGFMGQTTSFDRDAIKSNVLVMGEIKLNREARYIHGVKGKGMFTFYGGHDPEDYQHRVGDPKTELDLHPNSPGYRLILNNVLFPAAKKKKQKT, encoded by the coding sequence ATGTTATTTATTACAACTTTTAGTTATGCTTCATTTATATTAATTCCAATGGATGATGTTACACAAACCAATCATTTAAAAGCGTATGGAATTACCTTTTGGTCTTTAGAACAAGGAAATACAGCACAATGGTTACTTAATTATGAAGGTGGTTCTTTTTTATTAGAAGATAATGAAGCTACAAGAAATGAATGTAAAATTAGAGGTGTAACATTTCAAGTAATTTCAGATGCACAAGCTGCAAGTATTTTAGAAGAAATTAGCAGTCCTTCTAAAAATATGGAAGCGGTTGTCTTAGAAAAAGCACCTAAAATTGCTGTGTATTCTCCAAAAGATAAAATGCCTTGGGATGATGCCGTAACTATGGTTTTAACTTATGCCGAAATTCCGTTTGATGTAGTTTATGATGAAGAAGTGCTAGATGAAAAACTACTTTTATATGAATGGTTGCACTTGCATCATGAAGATTTTACAGGTCAATATGGAAAATTTTATGGAGCTTATAAAACTGCGCCTTGGTATATAGAACAAAAAAAAGCAGCTGAAAATCTAGCAATAAAGTTAGGATATGCTAAAGTGTCTGAACAAAAATTAGCTGTAGCTTTAAAAATTAGAGATTTTGTTATTGGTGGCGGATTTATGTTTGCAATGTGTTCAGCAACAGATAGTTTTGATATTGCATTGTCTGCTGAAGGTGTAGATATTTGTGAAACTATGTTTGATGGTGATCCCTCAGAAATAGATTATCAGAATAAAATTGATTATAGTAGAACTTTAGCGTTTAAAGATTTTACACTAGTTAGAAATCCAATTGAATATGAATTTTCTTCAATAGATATGACTAGTAAAAGGCAAAATATAAAACGCACAGCTGATTATTTTTCATTAAAAGAGTATTCTGCAAAATGGGATCCTATACCAACTATGTTATGTCAAAACCATACACAATTAGTAAAAGGTTTTATGGGACAAACTACTTCTTTTGATAGAGATGCCATAAAATCTAATGTATTGGTAATGGGAGAAATTAAATTAAATAGAGAGGCACGTTATATACATGGTGTTAAAGGCAAAGGAATGTTTACTTTTTATGGAGGTCACGATCCAGAAGATTACCAACATAGAGTAGGAGATCCTAAAACAGAATTAGACTTACATCCTAATTCTCCTGGATATCGTTTAATATTAAATAATGTACTTTTTCCAGCAGCAAAAAAGAAAAAACAAAAAACATAA
- a CDS encoding transketolase, with protein MSTTQQLQDFAQQVRRDIVRMVHAVNSGHPGGSLGCNEFLTVLYQDTMKYSTDFTMDGKNEDVFFLSNGHISPVFYSVLARSGFFPVSELATFRLLNSRLQGHPTTHEGLPGVRIASGSLGQGMSVALGAAQAKKLNGDDRLVYSLHGDGELQEGQNWEAIMYAAGKNVDNLIATVDYNGQQIDGSTDHVMPLGDLKAKFEAFGWVVLEIEKGNDIEAIKAGLAEAKSLTDNGKPVCILLKTEMGNGIDFMMGTHAWHGKAPSDAQLAEALAQNPETLGDY; from the coding sequence ATGTCAACTACACAACAACTGCAAGATTTTGCACAACAAGTAAGAAGAGATATAGTAAGAATGGTGCATGCTGTAAACTCAGGTCACCCTGGAGGTTCTTTAGGCTGTAATGAATTTTTAACAGTACTTTACCAAGACACAATGAAATATAGTACAGATTTTACTATGGATGGTAAAAATGAAGATGTTTTCTTTTTATCAAACGGACATATTTCTCCGGTTTTTTATAGTGTTTTGGCAAGAAGTGGTTTTTTCCCTGTTTCTGAATTAGCTACTTTTAGATTATTAAATTCACGTTTACAAGGGCACCCAACAACTCACGAAGGTTTACCTGGAGTGAGAATTGCATCAGGTTCTTTAGGTCAAGGAATGAGTGTTGCATTAGGTGCTGCACAAGCTAAAAAATTAAATGGCGATGACCGTTTAGTATACTCTTTACATGGTGATGGTGAATTACAAGAAGGTCAAAACTGGGAAGCAATTATGTATGCTGCAGGAAAAAATGTAGATAATTTAATTGCAACAGTAGATTATAATGGTCAGCAAATTGATGGTTCTACAGACCACGTAATGCCTTTAGGAGATTTAAAAGCTAAATTTGAAGCTTTTGGATGGGTAGTTTTGGAAATTGAAAAAGGAAATGATATTGAAGCTATTAAAGCTGGTTTAGCAGAAGCAAAATCTTTAACCGATAACGGAAAACCAGTTTGTATTTTATTAAAAACAGAAATGGGTAACGGTATTGATTTTATGATGGGAACTCATGCATGGCACGGAAAAGCTCCAAGTGATGCTCAATTAGCAGAAGCTCTTGCTCAAAATCCTGAAACTTTAGGAGATTACTAA
- the aroB gene encoding 3-dehydroquinate synthase, whose protein sequence is MKPILSNNYYVNFNEEAYLKLNAYLAANVPSKIFILVDENTNQHCLPILLETLETTSDIEIIEIEAGEENKNLDTCTGVWQTLTELGADRKSLLINLGGGVITDLGGFVASCFKRGISFINIPTTLLSMVDASVGGKTGVDLGVLKNQIGLFSDPEMVLIDPQYLETVTEREIRSGLAEIIKYGLSYDIKLWNEIKQFKELSISNISKLIHRSIEIKNEVVTEDPKEQGLRKILNFGHTLGHAIESYFLESENKEKLTHGEAIAIGMITETYLSEKLLNFPVDELAIIKHKLLEIYGNVVIETSDYDAIIELLIHDKKNVGGQVNFVLLSNYEKYKFNCKVEKELLIDALDYYKS, encoded by the coding sequence ATGAAACCTATATTATCCAATAACTACTATGTGAACTTTAATGAAGAAGCTTACCTAAAATTGAACGCCTATTTAGCGGCTAATGTACCTTCAAAAATTTTTATTTTAGTTGATGAAAATACCAATCAACATTGTTTACCTATTTTATTAGAAACACTAGAAACTACTTCTGATATAGAAATTATTGAAATTGAAGCTGGTGAAGAAAATAAAAATTTAGATACTTGTACTGGTGTTTGGCAAACATTGACTGAATTAGGTGCAGATAGAAAAAGTTTATTAATTAATTTAGGTGGTGGTGTAATAACAGATTTAGGTGGTTTTGTGGCTTCTTGTTTTAAAAGAGGAATTTCTTTTATAAACATACCTACTACTCTATTAAGTATGGTCGACGCTTCTGTTGGAGGAAAAACAGGTGTAGATTTAGGTGTGCTAAAAAATCAAATAGGTTTGTTTTCTGACCCAGAAATGGTACTTATAGATCCGCAATATTTAGAAACTGTAACCGAACGCGAAATCCGTTCTGGATTGGCAGAAATTATTAAATATGGATTGTCTTATGATATTAAACTCTGGAATGAAATAAAACAATTTAAAGAGCTTTCAATTAGTAATATAAGTAAACTTATTCACCGTTCTATAGAAATTAAGAATGAAGTAGTTACTGAAGATCCTAAAGAACAAGGGTTGCGTAAAATTTTAAATTTTGGACATACTTTAGGGCACGCTATTGAATCTTATTTTTTAGAATCTGAAAATAAAGAAAAATTAACTCATGGTGAAGCCATTGCAATTGGCATGATTACTGAAACATACCTTTCAGAAAAATTATTAAATTTTCCTGTAGATGAATTAGCAATTATAAAGCATAAATTACTTGAAATTTATGGAAATGTTGTAATAGAAACATCTGATTACGACGCTATAATTGAGCTTTTAATTCACGATAAAAAGAATGTAGGCGGACAAGTAAATTTTGTATTACTTTCTAATTATGAAAAATATAAGTTTAACTGTAAAGTAGAAAAAGAACTATTAATTGATGCTTTAGATTATTATAAATCCTAA